Sequence from the Deltaproteobacteria bacterium genome:
CCGCAGCGCTTTGTCGTGCTTGATCTCCGAGAGCACTTCATAACCGCTTTTACGCGGCAAATTGAGGTCGAGCAAGATCAGCTCAGGCCGCGGCGTCGCGGCGAAACCGCCGCGCCGGTGCAGGCAGTCCAATCCTTCGACGCCATCGCGTGCCACCGTGACTTGATAGTCATAGCGAGCATTTTGCAACGCTTCCTGCACCAAACGTACATCGCCGTGATTATCTTCAACGTG
This genomic interval carries:
- a CDS encoding response regulator, with translation MTKRQILHVEDNHGDVRLVQEALQNARYDYQVTVARDGVEGLDCLHRRGGFAATPRPELILLDLNLPRKSGYEVLSEIKHDKALRTIPVIVFTSSAASADILKAYEMGANCYVTKPSDIDDLFHIIKAIEAFWFDVAVLASKLAE